One segment of Gammaproteobacteria bacterium DNA contains the following:
- a CDS encoding chaperone modulator CbpM: MPNTELLSGIIVEEVHSLTLDEFCQATHVTREIIIEMVDYQLIHPQGKKPEEWRFDSMSLKRGRLAASFYHELEINMPGVALALELMDKIQYLELKISETKKN, from the coding sequence ATGCCAAATACCGAATTGCTTTCAGGGATTATCGTTGAGGAAGTGCATTCCCTGACGCTGGACGAATTTTGTCAAGCCACGCATGTCACCAGGGAAATCATTATCGAAATGGTAGACTATCAGCTGATACATCCCCAAGGGAAAAAACCTGAAGAATGGCGTTTTGATTCCATGTCTTTAAAACGTGGCCGTTTGGCTGCAAGCTTTTACCATGAGCTGGAGATTAATATGCCTGGCGTCGCCTTGGCGTTAGAGCTAATGGATAAGATTCAGTATCTAGAACTTAAGATCAGCGAAACTAAAAAAAATTGA
- a CDS encoding DnaJ C-terminal domain-containing protein, with translation MEYKDYYKTLGVDKNASAEEIKKQYRILARKYHPDVSKENNAEEKFKEVREAYEVLKDPAKKKAYDQMGSQWQAGQRFTPPPEWDFRQAQVDTGQFDVNGFSEFFENLFGRRAGHARGGRYEYAERGQDLHSKINLSLEEAFSGTERVIQLQEPEVNSHGQIALKTRSLKVKIPPGVVEGQQIRLSGQGGKGLGQGANGNLYLEIHLNDHPLYTVKDRDIYVNLPVAPWEAALGAKVAAPTLGGKVEMTIPPNSQSGTKLRLKGRGLPAKSPGDEYVVLKIVIPEPKTDAERQLYKKMAEEMHFDPRRGL, from the coding sequence ATGGAATACAAAGATTATTACAAAACCTTGGGCGTTGACAAAAACGCCAGCGCAGAAGAAATCAAAAAACAATACCGAATACTAGCGCGCAAATACCACCCGGATGTGAGTAAAGAGAATAATGCTGAGGAAAAATTTAAGGAAGTGAGAGAAGCTTATGAGGTGTTGAAAGATCCGGCAAAGAAAAAAGCTTATGACCAGATGGGTAGCCAGTGGCAAGCAGGACAGCGCTTCACCCCGCCGCCGGAATGGGATTTCCGCCAGGCGCAAGTGGATACGGGTCAGTTTGATGTCAATGGCTTTAGCGAATTTTTTGAAAACTTATTTGGACGTCGTGCCGGACATGCTAGAGGTGGGCGGTATGAGTATGCTGAACGCGGACAGGATTTGCACAGTAAAATTAATCTCTCTCTAGAGGAGGCTTTTTCAGGTACTGAGCGTGTGATTCAGCTACAGGAGCCCGAGGTCAATAGCCATGGACAGATTGCACTTAAAACCCGCAGCCTAAAAGTGAAAATTCCGCCAGGTGTCGTCGAAGGCCAGCAAATCCGTTTAAGCGGTCAGGGTGGTAAAGGGCTAGGGCAGGGCGCCAATGGCAATTTATATCTGGAAATCCATTTAAACGACCATCCATTGTATACGGTAAAAGATCGGGATATTTATGTCAATTTACCTGTGGCGCCTTGGGAAGCGGCCTTAGGGGCTAAAGTTGCCGCGCCAACCCTGGGTGGTAAAGTTGAGATGACTATTCCGCCAAACTCTCAATCTGGAACAAAATTGCGATTAAAAGGCCGGGGGTTACCGGCTAAGTCTCCGGGGGATGAGTATGTAGTGTTGAAAATAGTCATTCCCGAGCCGAAAACAGATGCTGAGCGCCAATTGTATAAAAAAATGGCTGAAGAGATGCATTTTGATCCGCGTAGGGGTTTGTAA
- a CDS encoding class I SAM-dependent methyltransferase: MKSLFKQKIQVWLGLPALKRENLETLFTVSAPKYHLATRTLSLGRDHAWKKILIDNLPLLQAPSCVDIACGSGDLSFLLAQRYTEGSVVAIDYNPLMLQLAEANNSYANIQFVRADMCNLDNVASDSVDLVTGGYALRNASDLNKVLDEIKRILKVGGTAAFLEFSRPQSQVMQKIQYYILKSWGGLWGLLLHGNYEIYAYLAESLAVFPTHNELLAKLVQQGFGEISSRSLFCGMLKIITCKKAA; this comes from the coding sequence ATGAAAAGTCTATTTAAACAAAAAATTCAAGTTTGGCTGGGTTTGCCAGCGTTGAAAAGAGAAAACCTAGAGACGCTGTTTACCGTCTCAGCACCCAAATACCACTTGGCGACTCGGACTTTATCATTGGGTCGTGACCATGCGTGGAAAAAAATATTAATTGACAATTTGCCTCTACTGCAAGCGCCAAGCTGTGTTGATATCGCTTGCGGCAGCGGAGATTTAAGTTTTTTGTTGGCACAGCGCTATACTGAGGGAAGCGTAGTAGCAATTGATTATAATCCCCTGATGTTACAATTGGCTGAAGCGAATAATTCCTATGCCAATATCCAGTTTGTCCGGGCAGATATGTGCAATCTTGACAACGTTGCGTCAGACTCAGTTGATTTGGTAACCGGAGGGTATGCGCTTAGAAACGCGTCAGATTTGAATAAGGTACTAGATGAGATCAAACGTATTTTAAAAGTTGGTGGCACAGCCGCCTTTCTTGAATTTTCCAGGCCGCAATCACAGGTCATGCAAAAAATACAATATTACATTTTAAAAAGCTGGGGTGGCTTATGGGGGTTATTATTACATGGTAACTACGAAATCTATGCGTATTTAGCGGAGAGCTTAGCTGTTTTTCCTACACATAATGAATTGTTAGCTAAATTGGTACAACAAGGGTTTGGTGAGATTTCATCACGCTCTTTATTTTGTGGTATGCTTAAAATCATTACCTGCAAGAAGGCAGCCTGA